In Arthrobacter alpinus, a single window of DNA contains:
- a CDS encoding RcpC/CpaB family pilus assembly protein, with product MKSTRTPPTPPVFAGPAWRSQQWSRRASPLRKLARLVVRRRRLFAAMFLCAAAALAVQQLTPASPITTGVMVASRDLPAGHVLSANDLKTAKVSPQMVPDGAIRSPAAGVLAAGAPPPVDSSTEWLGLQVSGPIRRGEVLTDASLLGTGLLAGAPAGSQAVPLRLSDPSTLTLLRQGQLVTVVLSSSQGMDGPVTNETLAEKVPVLWTPDQESTGGGLFPAQESDGVVVVAASATQAVKLAGAISRGKVFLILHN from the coding sequence ATGAAATCAACACGCACTCCCCCAACGCCGCCAGTATTTGCGGGACCTGCTTGGCGATCCCAACAGTGGTCTCGGCGTGCGTCTCCTCTTCGAAAACTGGCCCGGCTGGTTGTCCGGCGACGGCGCCTCTTTGCCGCGATGTTCCTCTGTGCGGCCGCCGCCCTGGCCGTTCAACAGCTCACTCCTGCCAGTCCCATCACCACTGGTGTGATGGTTGCTTCTCGTGATCTGCCTGCTGGTCATGTGCTCAGCGCAAATGACCTGAAGACCGCGAAGGTGAGCCCACAGATGGTTCCCGATGGTGCGATACGTTCTCCAGCAGCTGGAGTCCTTGCCGCAGGGGCCCCTCCACCCGTGGATTCCTCGACGGAGTGGCTCGGACTTCAGGTCTCCGGCCCGATTCGTCGCGGCGAGGTACTCACGGATGCGTCGCTTTTGGGCACTGGATTGTTGGCCGGCGCCCCGGCTGGCAGCCAAGCGGTTCCCCTCCGGTTGAGCGATCCCTCCACTCTCACCCTGCTCCGACAGGGGCAGTTGGTCACCGTAGTCCTCAGTAGCAGCCAAGGAATGGACGGGCCGGTGACGAACGAGACGTTGGCCGAGAAAGTGCCGGTTCTCTGGACCCCGGATCAGGAGTCAACAGGCGGAGGGCTCTTTCCAGCCCAGGAGAGCGACGGTGTCGTGGTGGTGGCGGCATCGGCCACACAGGCCGTGAAGCTCGCCGGGGCCATCAGCCGGGGCAAGGTGTTTCTCATCTTGCACAACTGA
- a CDS encoding FmdB family zinc ribbon protein: MPTYAYACKDCNHAFDIQQSFSDDSLSICPECSGNLRKKFNSVGVVFKGSGFYRTDSRSTSSSVPAAAAPATAAPASAPTPASVS, from the coding sequence GTGCCTACGTACGCTTACGCTTGCAAAGATTGCAACCATGCTTTCGATATTCAGCAGTCATTCAGTGATGATTCCCTGAGCATCTGCCCCGAATGCAGCGGCAACCTGCGCAAGAAGTTCAACTCCGTGGGCGTTGTATTCAAGGGATCGGGCTTCTACCGTACCGATTCACGCTCAACCTCCAGCTCAGTACCGGCCGCGGCAGCACCAGCCACTGCTGCGCCGGCCAGCGCCCCCACTCCGGCTTCGGTCAGCTAG